The Rattus rattus isolate New Zealand chromosome 1, Rrattus_CSIRO_v1, whole genome shotgun sequence genome includes a region encoding these proteins:
- the LOC116898500 gene encoding LOW QUALITY PROTEIN: 60S ribosomal protein L22-like 1 (The sequence of the model RefSeq protein was modified relative to this genomic sequence to represent the inferred CDS: inserted 2 bases in 1 codon), which translates to MAPQKDRKPKKSSWRFHLDXHPAEDGIFDSGNFEQFLREKVKVNGKTGNLGNVVHIERLKNKITVVSEKQFSKRYLKYLTKKYLKKNNLRDWLRVVASDKETYELRYFQISQDEDGSESED; encoded by the exons ATGGCGCCGCAGAAAGACAGGAAGCCTAAGAAGTCAAGCTGGAGGTTTCATTTGGA TCATCCAGCAGAAGATGGAATTTTTGATTCTGGAAATTTTGAACAGTTTCTACGGGAGAAGGTTAAAGTCAATGGAAAAACTGGAAATCTTGGAAATGTTGTTCACATTGAACGCCTGAAGAATAAAATCACAGTTGTTTCTGAGAAACAGTTCTCAAAAAGGTATTTGAAATATCTTACCAAGAAATACCTTAAGAAGAATAATCTCCGTGATTGGCTTCGTGTGGTCGCATCTGACAAGGAGACTTACGAACTTCGTTACTTCCAAATTAGTCAAGACGAAGATGGTTCAGAGTCTGAGGACTAA